The following are encoded together in the Anaerostipes caccae L1-92 genome:
- the spo0A gene encoding sporulation transcription factor Spo0A: MYDKRKILIAVSSQNEAKELCREMENEMQVVGVAYDGASAVKLIKEHEPDVVVIDIVLPVLDGLGVIEQCNGTMDDDKIPSFIAITSIGNQRLIECISLMGVDYCMMKPFHTNVLMDRINQMMRMKRVNNNFQKTFEVKSEPVKKTFTEYDIQKDVTKIIRDLGIPAHIKGYQYIREGIIMAIHDVNMMNYITKLLYPTIAQKYKTTSSSVERAIRHAIEVAWSRGKIELLEEMFGYTISAGKGKPTNSEFIALIADKLRLEYHMNAS, from the coding sequence ATGTATGATAAACGGAAAATTTTGATCGCCGTCAGCAGTCAAAATGAGGCTAAAGAACTTTGCAGAGAAATGGAGAATGAAATGCAGGTAGTGGGAGTGGCTTATGACGGTGCTTCCGCAGTAAAGCTGATTAAGGAACATGAGCCCGATGTGGTAGTGATCGATATTGTACTTCCGGTTTTAGACGGACTGGGTGTAATCGAACAGTGCAACGGGACGATGGACGACGACAAGATACCTTCTTTTATTGCAATTACCTCCATCGGCAATCAGAGACTGATCGAGTGTATCAGCCTTATGGGTGTCGACTACTGTATGATGAAGCCGTTTCATACGAATGTCTTAATGGACAGAATTAATCAGATGATGAGAATGAAAAGAGTAAATAATAACTTCCAAAAGACATTTGAGGTGAAAAGCGAGCCGGTCAAAAAAACGTTTACAGAATATGATATCCAGAAAGATGTGACAAAGATCATCAGAGATCTGGGAATTCCTGCTCATATCAAAGGATATCAGTACATTAGGGAAGGCATCATCATGGCGATTCATGATGTCAACATGATGAATTACATAACAAAGCTGCTATACCCAACAATTGCACAAAAATATAAAACAACTTCCAGCAGTGTGGAAAGAGCGATCCGCCACGCCATAGAAGTGGCATGGAGCAGAGGAAAGATCGAACTGCTGGAAGAGATGTTCGGATATACGATCAGTGCCGGCAAAGGGAAGCCGACCAATTCTGAATTTATAGCGCTGATCGCAGATAAACTCAGGCTGGAATATCACATGAACGCCTCTTAA
- a CDS encoding Rqc2 family fibronectin-binding protein, translating into MAFDGFVISNIVNELNEKILNGRIYKIYQPEADEITLVIKQNRENLRLHLSASPSLPIVYLSNQGKQNPIQAPNFCMLLRKHLGSGRIISVEQPGYERIIEITVEHLDELGDVCQKKLIIELMGKHSNLIFVGQDGMILDSIRHVGANVSSKREVLPGMTYSMPPTQHKKDIDSLTLEDFLTGIKPKPVPVTKALYSSITGMSSFLANEICYRAGVDGNQSTDALTQDQCSGLYSQLKKLAVSVEKHEYVPNIIYQNGEPKEFSCFPMTSYKTSYEVKVFPSISDVLVIYYSEKEKYTRMKQKSADLRKIVQTSIERTSKKYDLQRKQLLDTEKRDQYKIYGELIQAYGYGLEPESKSLKCLNYYTNKEVTIPLDPVKTPQENAQKYFARYNKLKRTYEALSELTVETKDDLMHLESIASSLNLAENEQDLSSIKQELSDYGYLKKRGSKGTKKPAKSKPLHFVSSDGFHMYVGKNNYQNDELTFKFANGGDWWFHAKNMPGSHVIVKKEQADTLPDATFEEAGRLAAFYSSGRQAPKVEVDYIQRKELKKPPKAKPGFVIYHTNYSMMCVPDISGIKEQ; encoded by the coding sequence ATGGCATTTGACGGATTTGTCATTTCAAATATCGTAAACGAACTAAACGAAAAAATATTAAACGGAAGAATTTATAAAATTTATCAGCCCGAGGCCGATGAAATCACCCTTGTGATCAAACAGAACCGGGAAAATCTAAGGCTCCATCTTTCTGCCAGTCCGAGCCTGCCGATCGTCTATCTTTCGAACCAGGGCAAACAGAACCCGATACAGGCCCCCAACTTTTGTATGCTGCTTCGGAAGCATCTGGGCAGCGGGCGTATCATCTCCGTAGAACAGCCGGGCTATGAGAGAATCATTGAGATCACAGTGGAACATCTGGACGAATTGGGAGATGTCTGCCAAAAGAAACTGATCATCGAACTGATGGGCAAGCACAGCAATTTAATCTTCGTGGGACAGGATGGAATGATCCTCGACAGCATAAGACACGTGGGAGCCAACGTGAGCTCCAAGCGGGAGGTCCTGCCCGGCATGACTTACTCTATGCCTCCCACACAGCACAAAAAGGATATAGATTCTCTGACTCTAGAAGACTTTTTAACCGGAATCAAGCCAAAACCCGTACCGGTCACCAAGGCACTTTATTCATCCATCACGGGCATGAGCTCGTTTTTGGCAAATGAAATCTGCTACCGCGCCGGAGTCGACGGCAATCAGTCTACAGATGCCCTGACTCAGGACCAGTGCTCCGGTCTCTACTCCCAGCTGAAAAAGCTGGCGGTTTCCGTTGAAAAGCACGAATATGTGCCCAATATCATTTATCAAAACGGGGAGCCGAAAGAATTTTCCTGTTTTCCGATGACGTCTTATAAGACGTCTTATGAAGTGAAAGTCTTTCCATCCATCAGCGATGTTCTGGTCATCTATTACTCTGAGAAGGAAAAATATACAAGAATGAAACAGAAGTCTGCCGACCTTAGAAAAATTGTCCAGACTTCCATCGAACGCACGAGCAAAAAATATGATCTGCAGAGAAAACAGCTGCTCGATACGGAGAAAAGAGATCAGTATAAGATATATGGAGAATTAATTCAGGCATATGGATACGGTCTTGAACCTGAATCCAAATCCCTCAAATGCCTGAACTATTACACCAATAAAGAAGTCACCATCCCCCTTGACCCTGTCAAGACTCCTCAGGAGAACGCACAGAAGTACTTTGCCAGATATAATAAGCTGAAACGGACCTATGAAGCCCTCTCCGAACTTACGGTTGAGACAAAAGATGACCTGATGCATCTGGAATCAATCGCGTCTTCCCTGAATCTTGCAGAGAACGAACAGGATCTTTCCTCCATCAAACAGGAACTCTCAGATTATGGATATTTGAAAAAGCGCGGTTCTAAGGGAACGAAAAAACCGGCAAAATCAAAACCTCTTCACTTTGTATCCTCTGATGGATTTCATATGTATGTAGGCAAAAATAATTATCAGAACGATGAACTGACATTTAAATTTGCCAACGGCGGCGACTGGTGGTTTCACGCAAAAAATATGCCTGGCTCTCATGTCATCGTGAAAAAAGAGCAGGCGGACACTCTGCCGGATGCTACTTTTGAAGAGGCCGGGCGGCTTGCCGCTTTTTATTCCAGCGGCCGTCAGGCACCAAAAGTAGAAGTCGACTATATACAGAGAAAGGAATTGAAAAAACCGCCGAAAGCAAAGCCTGGATTTGTCATTTACCATACGAATTATTCTATGATGTGCGTCCCGGATATCTCAGGCATCAAAGAACAGTAA
- a CDS encoding PH domain-containing protein → MIDEQNKTWSDRSHLLWWPITFTKYRVENQRLYTQTGLLSTHEEECLLYRIMDVSYERTFGNRIFGTGTIRLTTKDASNPVIELKNIADSRRVKDLLSRWIEEERIAKRVVGRDMYGASSHMEEDFTDRDM, encoded by the coding sequence ATGATAGATGAACAAAATAAAACATGGTCAGACCGCAGTCATCTGCTGTGGTGGCCGATTACCTTTACAAAATACAGAGTTGAGAACCAAAGATTATATACGCAGACCGGACTTTTGTCAACACATGAGGAAGAATGCCTTTTATACAGAATTATGGATGTCTCCTATGAGAGAACTTTCGGAAACCGAATCTTTGGCACCGGAACGATCCGCCTTACCACAAAGGATGCCTCAAATCCGGTGATCGAGCTTAAAAATATTGCTGATTCCAGAAGGGTAAAGGATCTCCTGAGCCGGTGGATCGAGGAAGAACGGATCGCCAAACGGGTTGTGGGACGGGATATGTACGGCGCAAGCAGCCATATGGAGGAAGATTTTACAGACAGAGATATGTAA